The following are encoded in a window of Deltaproteobacteria bacterium genomic DNA:
- a CDS encoding YajD family HNH nuclease: MKNGRKMKKNSYREASLKLHGLICAKCAREFNYKNKHLLTVHHKDGNSRNNPPDGSNWENLCVYCHDDEHSRGLLGDYLSSDNKKG; encoded by the coding sequence ATCAAAAATGGAAGGAAGATGAAGAAAAACAGTTACCGTGAGGCATCCCTCAAACTTCACGGGCTCATATGTGCCAAGTGCGCCAGAGAGTTTAACTATAAAAATAAACACCTTCTTACCGTGCACCATAAAGATGGCAACAGCAGGAATAATCCTCCCGACGGTTCCAACTGGGAAAACCTTTGCGTCTATTGCCATGATGATGAGCATAGCAGAGGATTGCTTGGAGACTATTTAAGCAGTGACAATAAGAAAGGGTAA
- a CDS encoding DUF1456 family protein → MTNNDILKKLRIALELKDTDIIDILKLADFELSKSELSALFRKEDHKNYKECGDQLLRRFLNGLIIRNRGKREEKKPRRRIVKS, encoded by the coding sequence GTGACCAATAATGACATACTGAAGAAGTTGAGAATAGCCCTGGAATTAAAAGACACCGATATTATCGACATCCTGAAACTTGCAGACTTTGAGCTTTCAAAGTCCGAGCTTTCGGCGCTTTTTAGAAAAGAGGACCACAAAAACTATAAGGAGTGCGGTGATCAGCTTTTAAGGCGATTCCTTAATGGACTTATTATTCGCAACAGGGGCAAGAGAGAGGAAAAGAAGCCCCGAAGAAGAATAGTAAAATCCTGA
- a CDS encoding hemerythrin domain-containing protein codes for MKRIAELHKLSMDHHLALVLARRGKLASEGKAGYVADEIWADIDKKFEAELEPHFKVEEMYLSPAMRDAGESELIDRLDEEHKLLRGIISKRSGRSNELLKEFSEVLEKHVRFEERILFERAQDILAPEVFRKIKEACHH; via the coding sequence ATGAAGCGCATAGCGGAACTGCATAAACTCTCCATGGATCATCATCTCGCACTGGTTCTTGCGCGAAGGGGCAAGCTTGCTTCGGAAGGAAAGGCGGGTTATGTTGCTGATGAAATATGGGCGGATATCGATAAAAAATTTGAGGCTGAGCTGGAACCTCATTTCAAGGTTGAAGAAATGTATCTTTCCCCTGCAATGAGGGATGCCGGTGAGTCGGAGCTTATAGACAGGCTCGATGAAGAGCATAAGCTTTTAAGAGGTATCATTTCCAAGCGCAGCGGCCGCAGTAATGAATTGCTTAAAGAATTTAGCGAAGTGCTCGAAAAGCATGTTCGCTTTGAAGAACGTATACTTTTTGAAAGGGCTCAGGATATTTTAGCACCGGAGGTTTTCAGAAAAATCAAAGAGGCATGCCATCACTGA
- a CDS encoding DUF3185 family protein, with protein MIKKITGILFHTAGVVMLTLAYKEYYSVAAKVSKLVKGAPPEKVLILLSGGIVCTMIGLFLIYRAPRR; from the coding sequence ATGATTAAAAAAATAACAGGTATATTATTTCATACGGCAGGTGTTGTTATGCTCACCCTTGCCTATAAAGAATACTATTCTGTTGCGGCAAAGGTGTCCAAGTTGGTGAAAGGCGCTCCACCGGAGAAAGTGCTGATCCTTCTTTCCGGCGGAATTGTTTGTACCATGATAGGACTTTTTCTGATATACAGAGCGCCGAGACGTTAA
- a CDS encoding C-GCAxxG-C-C family protein codes for MLAVAGKGDIDPALLTKLAGGFCSGMARTSGMCGAVTGGILAINLLLGREDLSDSIEGNYSAVQKLIERFENRFQSANCTELLQCDLGTEEGQKKFREEELFNRCREFTSEAARITAEILESIEKKG; via the coding sequence ATCCTTGCAGTTGCAGGGAAAGGTGACATTGATCCTGCTCTATTGACAAAGCTTGCCGGCGGATTTTGCAGCGGCATGGCCAGAACGTCGGGTATGTGTGGCGCTGTAACAGGAGGAATTCTCGCCATTAATCTCCTTCTGGGGCGTGAGGACCTTTCAGATTCCATAGAAGGGAATTACAGCGCCGTTCAGAAACTGATTGAAAGATTTGAAAACCGTTTCCAGTCCGCTAACTGTACAGAACTTCTCCAGTGTGACCTCGGCACTGAAGAAGGGCAGAAAAAGTTCAGGGAAGAGGAGCTTTTCAACCGGTGCAGGGAATTTACTTCAGAGGCCGCCAGAATAACGGCTGAAATCCTGGAGAGTATCGAAAAAAAAGGGTGA
- a CDS encoding cold-shock protein — translation MQEGRVKWFNDSKGFGFIEQDNGGDLFVHFSAIKGDGFKSLQEGARVQFEVVDGPKGPAADNVVMI, via the coding sequence ATGCAAGAAGGAAGAGTAAAGTGGTTTAATGATTCAAAGGGGTTCGGTTTTATTGAGCAGGACAATGGCGGCGATCTTTTCGTTCATTTCTCTGCCATTAAAGGCGATGGGTTCAAATCACTGCAAGAAGGCGCAAGGGTTCAGTTTGAAGTTGTTGATGGCCCCAAAGGCCCTGCTGCCGATAACGTTGTAATGATCTAG
- a CDS encoding response regulator — protein sequence MEEGQGKVLIIDDDASFLKIIKKYVRDNYPCLHVNGCEDPVKGLAAISADLDLLLLDLEMPGLDGGKILSYAKSLGINKSRIIILSGRDADYLHEIFPMGSCLAVLNKHEVRQKAVLDMVFSALQTKCGS from the coding sequence ATGGAAGAAGGACAAGGAAAGGTACTTATAATTGATGATGATGCCTCTTTCCTCAAAATTATAAAGAAATATGTGAGGGATAATTACCCCTGCCTTCATGTGAATGGTTGTGAAGATCCTGTAAAAGGTCTGGCTGCAATCAGCGCTGATCTCGACCTCCTCCTTCTTGATCTTGAAATGCCCGGCCTTGATGGTGGCAAGATTCTTTCTTACGCAAAGAGTTTAGGTATTAATAAAAGCCGAATAATTATTCTTTCCGGCCGTGATGCAGATTATCTTCACGAAATATTCCCTATGGGGAGTTGCCTTGCCGTACTCAATAAGCATGAAGTCCGTCAAAAAGCTGTCCTCGACATGGTTTTCAGCGCTTTGCAGACAAAATGCGGCAGTTAA
- a CDS encoding acyl-CoA thioesterase: protein MDYSFRLDFKVRDYECDIQGVVNNGVYQNYLEHARHEFLLQAGVNFAALAKNNVNLVVVKAELDYKLPLRSGDEFWVGINTNKPSRVRFEFLQDVYRYCDNRLIMNARITGTSVNEKGRPFVPDEIVHLF, encoded by the coding sequence ATGGACTACAGTTTCAGGTTGGATTTTAAGGTTAGAGATTATGAATGCGATATTCAGGGTGTCGTAAATAACGGTGTATACCAGAATTACCTGGAGCATGCGAGGCATGAATTTCTGCTGCAAGCAGGAGTGAACTTTGCAGCGCTTGCAAAGAATAATGTAAACCTTGTTGTTGTAAAGGCTGAACTGGATTACAAGCTCCCTTTAAGGAGCGGAGATGAATTCTGGGTTGGAATAAATACAAACAAACCGTCAAGGGTAAGGTTTGAATTCCTTCAGGATGTTTACAGGTACTGTGATAACAGGCTTATAATGAATGCGAGGATCACCGGCACTTCGGTAAATGAAAAAGGACGGCCCTTTGTCCCCGATGAAATAGTGCATCTCTTTTGA
- a CDS encoding extensin family protein has product MLLRLLALIWILFLLTACASTGPGYDNALTIEDLLPHERVLSIDGREIITLDGSTCYTILEENGVTFEKVDKAKGVQFPIRTNSPLGGVKFNYLYDSDTYSIMDCRLAVALIEWGALLADYGVREVGHMRTYSPGAKVRGGRKKSGHSRAMAIDAAAFIFRNGELWKIEEDWSDRRRKVKPCKPGRRDRTGRLKRLRDITCKTADLNLFQVILTPHYNRAHHDHLHLELDWKESGIIR; this is encoded by the coding sequence ATGTTATTGAGATTACTTGCCTTAATATGGATCCTCTTTCTCTTAACGGCCTGTGCTTCAACAGGGCCTGGCTATGATAATGCGCTTACCATAGAGGATCTTTTGCCCCATGAAAGAGTCCTCTCCATTGATGGAAGGGAAATTATAACGCTCGACGGCAGCACCTGTTACACCATTCTTGAAGAGAATGGTGTAACCTTTGAAAAGGTGGATAAGGCAAAAGGTGTTCAGTTCCCTATTCGTACAAATTCTCCCCTGGGCGGTGTTAAATTTAACTATCTTTATGATTCGGATACTTACTCTATTATGGATTGCAGACTTGCCGTTGCCCTTATTGAGTGGGGCGCTTTGCTTGCCGACTATGGTGTCCGGGAGGTGGGACACATGCGGACCTATTCTCCCGGAGCAAAAGTGAGGGGAGGGCGAAAAAAAAGTGGTCACAGCAGGGCCATGGCCATTGATGCCGCGGCATTTATCTTTAGAAATGGCGAACTATGGAAAATAGAAGAGGACTGGTCTGACAGGCGCAGGAAAGTTAAACCCTGTAAACCCGGCAGGAGGGACAGGACGGGAAGACTGAAAAGACTTCGGGACATAACCTGTAAAACGGCTGACCTCAATCTCTTCCAGGTCATATTGACCCCTCATTACAACAGGGCGCATCATGATCATCTTCATCTTGAGCTTGACTGGAAGGAGAGCGGGATTATCAGATAA
- a CDS encoding penicillin-binding transpeptidase domain-containing protein produces MTDFKQKDFADPIKGRKLRRRFPVIRILLLILLILGFYRYEPEKPQTEQTLTEAGAPPKKENAPQEVSLKKENEPKTEKKEDTFQANFLSRQKDKQLALNVLNVLGSQKPFGAVYLMVDGANGEILAWGQQQNFAPQELPSYLPDSSFPAASLVKIVTAAAALESRRYSNHTEIPAIGRSVTLYKNQLEVPKNYNGKRVTLEKAFSLSMNSPIGIVGLDLGSKRLMSAAERLGFNRLLAKGVPLESRYPLPSDDFAIAEAASGFTDDITISPLLAAAIVRSILLGKDPEMPWSPLLAPAYAPVKAIGLNQSPFKENTYYGLKRMLETTLKKGSARTSYNNPKVFYPYNKERLRTGGKTGTKNVGNIRYEWYAGYARDRKNAKKALILVCLHMNEINGTRASHPAQASALLTNYWAKSYLQW; encoded by the coding sequence TTGACCGACTTCAAGCAAAAGGATTTTGCCGACCCCATTAAGGGCAGGAAACTCCGTCGTCGTTTCCCTGTAATAAGAATTCTGCTTCTCATCCTGCTTATTCTGGGCTTTTATCGCTATGAGCCGGAAAAACCTCAAACAGAACAAACCCTTACCGAAGCAGGAGCACCCCCAAAAAAAGAAAATGCCCCGCAAGAAGTATCCCTGAAGAAGGAAAATGAACCAAAAACTGAAAAAAAGGAAGACACCTTTCAGGCAAATTTCCTGTCACGTCAAAAAGACAAACAGCTTGCCCTTAACGTCCTCAACGTACTCGGCTCTCAGAAACCCTTTGGAGCGGTCTACCTCATGGTTGACGGCGCCAATGGAGAAATTCTGGCATGGGGCCAGCAGCAGAACTTTGCGCCGCAGGAACTGCCGTCCTATTTACCGGACAGTTCATTTCCCGCCGCCAGTCTTGTAAAAATTGTCACTGCTGCTGCAGCGCTCGAATCGAGGCGATATTCCAATCACACAGAAATACCGGCCATTGGCCGAAGTGTGACTCTTTATAAAAATCAGTTGGAAGTTCCAAAAAACTACAATGGCAAGCGGGTAACACTGGAGAAGGCATTCTCTCTTTCAATGAATTCACCCATAGGTATAGTCGGCCTCGACCTGGGAAGCAAAAGGTTAATGTCGGCGGCAGAAAGGCTCGGTTTCAACCGCCTCCTTGCCAAAGGTGTTCCTTTAGAAAGCAGATACCCCTTGCCTTCCGATGATTTCGCCATAGCAGAAGCCGCCAGTGGTTTCACAGATGATATCACTATTTCTCCCCTCCTTGCTGCTGCCATAGTCCGATCTATTCTATTGGGAAAAGATCCCGAAATGCCCTGGTCGCCTTTGCTGGCGCCCGCTTATGCCCCCGTCAAAGCCATTGGCCTTAATCAATCACCCTTTAAAGAAAATACCTACTATGGGCTTAAAAGAATGCTGGAGACTACATTAAAAAAAGGCTCGGCCAGAACTTCCTACAACAATCCGAAAGTTTTTTACCCATACAACAAGGAAAGGCTGAGAACAGGGGGAAAAACAGGCACAAAAAATGTAGGCAATATTCGATATGAATGGTATGCAGGATACGCCCGCGACAGAAAAAACGCTAAAAAAGCGCTCATCCTTGTCTGTCTTCACATGAATGAGATTAACGGGACAAGAGCAAGCCATCCTGCACAGGCGAGCGCCTTGCTGACTAATTACTGGGCCAAAAGTTACCTTCAATGGTAA
- a CDS encoding DUF350 domain-containing protein has product MIGLMCDEPCINIIVIMESMLPQITYTIAMLFVSMGIFVVAKWANDLFTPYGITVQLVEKDNVALSLSLAGYFASTAIIIIAALLGPSAGLGKDVLIVGGYALLGIVFLNISRVINDRVMLHKFSNIKEIIEDRNAGTGAIECGAYIASGLIVAGAIHGEGGGLTTAFIFFILGQIVLVLFANLYNFLTSFDLHDEIEKDNVASGVAFGGTLIALGIILMNGLCGNFISWQHNLSKFALNAAAAFIILPLVRYFLDKLVLTGSDLNHEIVADRNLGAGLLEMAVTVSFAALLFFLI; this is encoded by the coding sequence TTGATAGGTTTAATGTGTGATGAACCCTGCATTAATATTATTGTGATTATGGAAAGTATGCTGCCTCAAATAACGTACACTATAGCAATGCTTTTTGTTTCCATGGGCATATTTGTTGTTGCCAAATGGGCAAATGATTTGTTTACTCCCTATGGTATTACGGTCCAGTTGGTAGAAAAAGATAATGTGGCTTTGTCCTTAAGCCTGGCAGGGTATTTTGCTTCAACAGCAATTATCATAATAGCTGCATTACTGGGGCCTTCCGCCGGCCTGGGAAAAGATGTTCTCATTGTTGGGGGATATGCTTTACTGGGGATAGTATTTCTTAACATTTCACGGGTCATCAATGACAGGGTGATGCTGCACAAGTTCAGTAACATTAAGGAAATAATTGAAGACAGAAATGCCGGTACCGGCGCCATTGAATGCGGTGCCTACATTGCTTCCGGCCTGATTGTCGCCGGGGCAATTCATGGAGAAGGCGGTGGTCTGACTACAGCTTTTATTTTTTTTATTCTTGGCCAGATTGTTCTCGTTCTTTTTGCAAACCTTTATAACTTTTTGACCTCTTTTGATTTGCACGATGAAATTGAAAAGGATAACGTGGCTTCAGGAGTAGCTTTTGGGGGAACGCTGATTGCGCTGGGAATTATTTTAATGAATGGCTTGTGCGGCAACTTTATCAGCTGGCAGCACAATCTTTCAAAGTTTGCTTTAAATGCAGCAGCAGCTTTTATAATATTGCCTTTGGTGAGATACTTTCTGGATAAACTTGTATTGACGGGCTCGGACCTGAACCATGAGATTGTTGCAGACAGAAATTTAGGTGCCGGTCTGCTGGAAATGGCTGTTACAGTATCATTTGCAGCGCTGCTTTTCTTTTTGATATGA
- a CDS encoding polyamine aminopropyltransferase, which produces MIFNSTKQANSGKALLLLVSIFVIGMCAIIYELLIGTISSYFMGDSVKQFSITIGLFLTSMGIGSYLSRLITERLLELFIFIEILLGIVGGLSVPLLYFIFAFSEYYYLFMTCSIILIGVMIGLEIPILTRIMERYYSLKQNISNVLSLDYLGAFSATLLFPFIMLPLVGAYKTSILTGILNILIGGINLWIFSDELEKRKKNSLATGVFVTILLLTGMLYSSVNTISFWENIIYEDRVLLSKQTKYQKIVLTKNQKDVRLYLNGGLQFSSIDEHRYHEALIHPAMFAAPVAKNILILGGGEGLAVREILKHKEVDKVTIVDIDPAITELGIKNKLIKEINNGSLSHNKVQIVNRDAFSFLSETSSLFDIIIADLPDPNDTSLARLYSREFYKLAGKRLAASGLFVTQATSPFFAAKAFWCVKSTIEEAGFAHTYPYHTYIPSFGDWGFIMASKVKLNKYSFKRGVSTRFLEEKHLEKMFHFEKDMIPTEEIKFSTLDRPEVLSYYLDGWKYWN; this is translated from the coding sequence ATGATATTTAATAGCACAAAACAGGCAAATTCAGGTAAGGCCTTACTTCTTCTCGTTTCAATATTCGTCATAGGAATGTGTGCCATTATCTATGAACTCCTTATCGGTACCATTTCATCTTACTTTATGGGAGACAGCGTTAAGCAGTTTTCCATTACCATAGGCCTTTTTCTGACATCAATGGGGATTGGCAGTTACCTTTCACGTTTAATTACTGAAAGGTTGCTTGAATTATTTATATTTATTGAAATATTATTGGGTATCGTCGGTGGTTTAAGCGTTCCCCTCCTCTATTTCATTTTTGCTTTTTCCGAATATTATTATCTCTTTATGACCTGTTCTATTATCTTGATTGGGGTAATGATCGGTCTTGAAATCCCCATACTCACGAGAATCATGGAGCGCTATTACTCTTTAAAGCAAAATATCTCCAATGTGCTTTCTCTTGATTACCTTGGTGCATTTTCGGCAACACTTTTATTCCCTTTCATCATGCTCCCTCTTGTTGGTGCATACAAAACTTCTATTCTCACCGGGATTTTGAATATCCTTATTGGAGGAATAAACTTGTGGATTTTTTCAGACGAACTTGAAAAAAGAAAAAAAAACTCTCTTGCTACCGGTGTATTTGTAACGATATTACTCCTGACGGGCATGTTGTATTCATCCGTCAATACAATCAGTTTTTGGGAAAACATTATTTATGAAGACAGAGTTCTTTTATCGAAACAGACAAAGTACCAGAAAATTGTTTTAACAAAAAATCAGAAAGATGTGAGGCTCTACTTAAATGGCGGGCTCCAATTCTCTTCAATTGATGAACATCGATATCATGAGGCGCTTATTCACCCTGCAATGTTTGCTGCACCAGTGGCAAAAAATATCCTCATTCTCGGTGGAGGAGAGGGTCTTGCCGTGAGAGAAATATTAAAACATAAGGAGGTCGATAAGGTGACCATTGTTGATATCGATCCCGCGATTACAGAACTTGGCATAAAAAATAAACTGATAAAAGAAATTAACAATGGAAGTTTGTCTCACAACAAGGTTCAAATTGTAAACAGGGATGCATTCAGTTTTCTGTCAGAAACTTCAAGTTTATTCGATATTATTATTGCCGATTTACCTGATCCCAACGATACCTCGCTTGCCAGGCTTTACAGCAGGGAATTTTATAAGCTGGCAGGAAAACGACTTGCAGCAAGTGGTTTGTTTGTTACCCAGGCAACAAGCCCCTTTTTCGCGGCCAAGGCTTTCTGGTGCGTCAAAAGCACTATTGAGGAAGCAGGCTTTGCACATACCTATCCCTACCATACCTATATTCCTTCTTTTGGAGACTGGGGATTCATAATGGCCTCTAAAGTGAAGCTTAATAAATATAGTTTTAAAAGGGGAGTTTCTACCCGCTTTCTTGAAGAAAAACATCTTGAAAAAATGTTCCACTTTGAGAAAGACATGATTCCCACTGAGGAGATTAAATTCAGTACACTCGATAGACCGGAAGTGCTTTCATATTATCTGGATGGCTGGAAATACTGGAACTGA
- a CDS encoding DUF2617 family protein, with protein sequence MKKAPQKNSGIHSASELKLLLHNGTIENIPFKTFHNIELVEKNWYIQIDIIGESHKIKIANGKESSSINEVLACMALDKNLSPSCYMERLSHIKTGKLERRVGALNYRFRFEQIGFGEKKYRDALASLAAGGDKCISYDFANGRKDSLHDIYGPVTLVKADITGKSVNWASLHIYPNDEVAIISESSISKEKGKK encoded by the coding sequence ATGAAAAAAGCGCCACAGAAAAATAGTGGAATTCACAGCGCATCAGAATTGAAGTTGTTGCTCCACAACGGAACAATTGAGAATATTCCTTTTAAAACCTTTCACAATATTGAATTGGTTGAAAAAAACTGGTATATCCAAATAGATATTATTGGTGAGAGCCATAAGATCAAGATAGCAAATGGAAAGGAATCCTCTTCTATAAACGAAGTGCTTGCATGTATGGCATTAGATAAAAACCTTTCCCCCTCTTGTTATATGGAGAGATTGTCTCATATTAAGACAGGGAAACTGGAGCGGAGAGTGGGCGCTCTTAATTATCGATTCAGATTTGAACAAATTGGTTTTGGTGAAAAGAAATACAGGGATGCTCTTGCATCACTGGCAGCAGGAGGGGACAAATGTATCAGTTATGATTTTGCTAATGGCCGGAAAGATTCCCTCCACGATATATATGGACCTGTAACGCTGGTGAAGGCCGACATTACCGGGAAAAGTGTGAATTGGGCGTCTTTGCATATTTATCCCAATGACGAAGTGGCAATCATTTCTGAAAGTTCCATTTCCAAAGAAAAAGGAAAAAAATAA
- a CDS encoding ion channel: MWQFFYFKILRKLTWADFFDRFKLVIALLVMVVIFTVVFYKYEEGVTLWDSLWTAYISLTTVGYGDFSAKTWQGRTATVMVTFFGIGCLAMFAGGVVENIMERRLRKMRGEIEFKGESHIVIINVPSYDEIIELLKELDSCKEYMGFPRVLIASSLPGNDAELPGMIMKNIDSFIKGMPSSMDTLKRANLQKAKACILVSNMSEPSLDDVNTMTAGIIEKNWPHIITVLDCVRKDTIENLDHFGIDGGVNSMSLQMGLLIQELKGPGTFNVYSQLSSNGWGQQIYITKETYSSWDGSFQDMTMGLLKKAIIKLEFPVTIMGIYKNGGKSVELNLSNDYKVDENDKIIYMAEKQFPWLNESAEITRLCKEI; this comes from the coding sequence ATGTGGCAGTTTTTCTATTTTAAGATTCTTAGAAAACTGACATGGGCAGATTTCTTTGACCGCTTTAAGCTGGTAATTGCTTTGCTCGTGATGGTTGTTATCTTCACGGTGGTTTTTTATAAATATGAAGAGGGCGTTACCTTATGGGATTCTCTCTGGACAGCCTATATTTCACTGACCACTGTTGGTTACGGGGATTTCTCCGCCAAAACATGGCAGGGAAGAACTGCAACTGTAATGGTTACATTCTTCGGCATCGGCTGTCTGGCCATGTTCGCAGGTGGTGTAGTTGAAAATATTATGGAAAGGAGATTGAGAAAAATGCGTGGTGAAATTGAATTCAAGGGGGAGAGTCATATCGTCATTATCAATGTGCCCTCTTATGATGAAATTATTGAACTCCTGAAAGAACTTGATTCCTGTAAAGAATATATGGGGTTCCCACGTGTTCTCATTGCGTCAAGTTTGCCTGGAAATGATGCTGAACTTCCCGGCATGATAATGAAGAATATCGATTCCTTCATTAAGGGAATGCCGTCGTCTATGGATACGCTGAAAAGAGCTAATCTGCAAAAAGCAAAGGCTTGTATTCTTGTCAGTAATATGTCCGAACCTTCATTGGATGATGTAAATACGATGACTGCCGGCATCATAGAAAAGAACTGGCCTCACATCATTACCGTGCTTGATTGCGTAAGAAAAGACACGATTGAAAACCTGGACCATTTCGGTATAGACGGTGGTGTTAACTCGATGAGTCTCCAGATGGGATTGCTCATACAGGAGTTAAAAGGTCCCGGCACATTTAACGTATATAGTCAGCTTTCATCGAATGGATGGGGACAGCAAATATACATTACCAAAGAAACTTATTCAAGCTGGGACGGTTCTTTTCAGGATATGACCATGGGATTGCTTAAAAAGGCCATCATCAAACTGGAATTTCCCGTTACTATTATGGGGATATACAAAAATGGCGGTAAAAGTGTAGAACTGAATCTTTCCAATGATTATAAGGTTGATGAAAATGATAAGATCATTTATATGGCGGAAAAACAATTTCCCTGGCTCAATGAGTCGGCAGAAATAACCAGGCTATGTAAAGAAATTTGA
- a CDS encoding YbjN domain-containing protein, translating to MSYFEKVKDMAQELGFVPENENIEEELFTVSDSENGINCLVVDCEDPVLVLEMVVMSCTDSVNPVRLLQMNREMVHGAFVLDDSAQKVIWRDTLQIENLDLNELQGSISALSLALSENANEIIRMSKGGK from the coding sequence ATGTCATACTTCGAAAAAGTTAAAGATATGGCGCAGGAACTCGGTTTCGTACCGGAGAATGAAAATATTGAGGAAGAGCTTTTTACTGTAAGTGACAGTGAAAATGGAATCAATTGCCTGGTGGTCGATTGTGAAGATCCTGTACTGGTTCTGGAAATGGTCGTTATGTCCTGCACGGACTCTGTTAACCCCGTCAGGTTGCTTCAGATGAACAGGGAAATGGTACATGGCGCATTTGTTCTCGATGATTCGGCACAAAAGGTTATATGGAGGGATACTTTGCAAATTGAGAATCTGGACCTCAATGAGTTGCAGGGTTCTATCAGCGCTCTATCTCTGGCGCTTAGTGAAAATGCCAATGAAATTATTCGTATGTCAAAAGGAGGGAAGTAA
- a CDS encoding PspA/IM30 family protein translates to MSIFNRLFKIGQSEAHAVMDKFEDPIKMTEQGIRDLKNDLKDALQSLAQVKSLAIRTRREVTDSKKVLEDYERKAMLLLTRGKEGALEMSEAERLATEALTKKEEVSSRAVSQEQNAREYEAKAAQLQSNVEKLKTTISKYENDLITLKARAKTASATKKINEQLAKVDSSGTIAMLEKMKAKVEEDESLAEAYGDMASIGTSIDSEIDKALDAPSQVDSSAATRLESLKAKMGM, encoded by the coding sequence ATGAGTATATTCAACAGGCTCTTTAAAATAGGACAGTCAGAAGCTCATGCCGTTATGGACAAGTTTGAAGATCCTATCAAGATGACGGAACAGGGGATCAGGGATTTAAAAAATGATTTGAAAGATGCATTGCAATCCCTGGCCCAGGTTAAATCTCTTGCCATTCGAACCCGGCGTGAGGTAACGGATTCTAAAAAAGTTCTTGAAGATTACGAGCGAAAGGCAATGCTTCTTTTAACGCGTGGTAAAGAAGGTGCTCTTGAAATGTCTGAAGCTGAAAGACTGGCAACGGAGGCGCTGACGAAAAAAGAAGAAGTTTCCAGCCGGGCAGTAAGCCAGGAGCAAAACGCCAGGGAATACGAAGCAAAAGCGGCGCAATTGCAATCAAATGTGGAAAAGCTAAAAACCACTATCAGTAAATACGAAAATGATCTCATAACCCTCAAAGCGAGGGCAAAGACGGCTTCTGCTACAAAAAAAATCAATGAACAATTGGCAAAAGTAGATTCGTCGGGAACGATAGCAATGCTTGAAAAAATGAAGGCAAAGGTTGAGGAAGATGAATCTCTGGCTGAAGCTTACGGAGATATGGCAAGCATCGGCACGTCCATTGACAGTGAAATAGACAAAGCCCTTGATGCGCCTTCTCAGGTTGACAGCAGTGCTGCTACAAGGCTGGAATCGCTAAAAGCAAAAATGGGGATGTAA
- a CDS encoding DUF4178 domain-containing protein, producing the protein MVFGFFKKNKKEEEDSSLVSSDPTVLDIKKGWTIDFYDSFILKGFPLENFNILEEGPYEVVGANKTTYTTEYTLRGGKGDAILEVEKKGGRNILLIQTGLESYPSLLPAMRKAWKRDCDEFEFKGVKYYLVDSGEEEDDGEECDYWDYYSDPINDGNKLFIGVQDYGDPGDAELEFYVGFEIPERSVKEIVPA; encoded by the coding sequence ATGGTTTTTGGTTTTTTTAAAAAAAATAAAAAAGAAGAAGAGGATAGCTCTTTAGTCTCCTCTGACCCTACAGTGCTGGATATCAAAAAAGGGTGGACCATCGATTTTTATGATTCTTTTATTCTCAAAGGATTTCCACTGGAAAATTTTAATATCCTGGAAGAAGGTCCCTATGAGGTTGTGGGCGCCAATAAAACAACGTACACAACGGAATATACATTAAGAGGGGGCAAAGGGGATGCAATTTTGGAAGTTGAAAAAAAAGGGGGAAGGAATATTTTGTTAATTCAGACAGGTCTTGAGAGTTATCCCTCACTTTTGCCGGCTATGAGAAAGGCATGGAAAAGGGACTGTGATGAATTTGAATTTAAAGGAGTCAAATACTATCTCGTTGATAGTGGAGAAGAGGAAGATGATGGGGAGGAGTGTGATTACTGGGATTACTATTCCGATCCCATTAATGATGGGAATAAACTTTTTATAGGTGTTCAGGATTATGGTGATCCCGGTGACGCGGAACTTGAGTTTTATGTCGGTTTTGAAATTCCGGAAAGGTCTGTTAAAGAGATAGTCCCGGCATAA